One part of the Bdellovibrio bacteriovorus genome encodes these proteins:
- a CDS encoding substrate-binding periplasmic protein has translation MRRWTAALTALCLIVLSSPQAHALVVVGQEYEPYYFNNGSAGIGGACYEIVQKLCSLEKSHCKFKFAPLRKFLTMLKEGQADIGCPLSRSGPRETAFYMHTLFRGRYSFFGLPEATQKVKSYADLKDMRIGVLAPSMTEISLQRIHEFADKNFKIEPEKTIFNSLLKAQKKNYALAYGNRDVAMRWIEKTRSPLREVPELGEPVAYSIAFSKKSFDPQRFEKIQRYLVELHKDGTLEQIARKYRLTLTQDFSAPRLPEP, from the coding sequence ATGAGACGATGGACCGCCGCCCTGACCGCCTTATGCCTTATTGTATTGAGTTCCCCCCAAGCCCACGCCCTGGTGGTGGTGGGCCAAGAATACGAGCCGTATTATTTCAATAACGGATCTGCGGGTATTGGTGGTGCCTGTTATGAGATCGTGCAAAAACTTTGTTCTCTGGAAAAGTCCCACTGCAAATTCAAGTTCGCGCCGCTAAGAAAATTTTTAACCATGCTGAAAGAAGGTCAGGCGGATATCGGCTGTCCCCTGTCACGATCCGGCCCCCGTGAAACTGCATTCTATATGCACACCCTTTTCCGCGGCCGCTATTCTTTCTTTGGCCTTCCGGAAGCCACCCAAAAAGTAAAAAGTTATGCGGATCTGAAGGACATGCGTATCGGAGTGCTTGCCCCGTCCATGACCGAAATAAGTCTGCAGCGTATTCACGAGTTTGCCGACAAGAACTTTAAAATTGAGCCTGAAAAGACCATCTTTAATTCGCTGTTGAAAGCGCAGAAGAAAAACTATGCCCTGGCTTACGGAAACCGCGACGTGGCCATGCGCTGGATTGAAAAGACCCGTAGCCCTTTGCGGGAGGTTCCGGAACTGGGCGAACCCGTGGCGTACTCCATCGCCTTTTCCAAAAAGAGTTTTGACCCTCAGCGCTTTGAGAAAATTCAACGCTATCTGGTTGAGCTGCACAAAGACGGCACCCTGGAACAAATTGCCCGCAAATACCGCCTGACACTGACGCAGGATTTTTCCGCTCCGCGCCTGCCTGAACCTTAA